Within Candidatus Krumholzibacteriia bacterium, the genomic segment CTTGAGCGTATTTCATGAGGGCACGCCGACATACCCCTTGACACCCCCCCGCGGCCGCCGGGATAATTCGCGCGTTGCCCCGATGCAGCGCAACAGATTGTCTTACTCGGAGTTAGTTCGAGTGGGCGTCGGGGCCGGTGATGAAAGGGAGGTGACGATGTCGTTCATGCGGGGGCGTGTGGACGGCGCCGATATGGAGAAAGTTTTTCCAGCGTGCCAGAAATGCAACAAGGGCCTGCTGTTGCCCCTGTCTGACTACGGCCGCGACGGCGCGCCCATCATGTACAAGGCGTGGGTGTGCAACAACCCGGACTGTGGGTTCAATATCAGAATCGACAACGGGGAGATCAGCGTCGGACGTGACATCAGCACGTCCGTCAAGTAAGTCGCCGTCCGTCAGTTGACCGGTTGTGTGTAGGGAGGTTCCGTTTCGGGGCCTCCCTCTTTCATTTTGAAGAGCAGGAAGACGAAGATCACCAGCGCGCCCACGACGATGCGCGTGTCCTGCAGGTAGATCGGCAGTCCGCCGTCCACCGCGTCATCGGACCACGTCAACTGCGCCAGCGCCGCCAGGTTGAAGAGTGCGTGCGAGACCATGGTGTAGGTGAGGTTGCCGGTGGCGTAGTACACCCACCCCAGGTACCAGCCGAACACGGTGATGCTGATGAGCAGGTGCGCGTTCAGATGCACCGCGCCGAACACCGCTCCGGACAGCGCCACCGCCAGCAGCGCGCCCAGGTTGCGCTGGAAGATCTGCTGGATCAGGCCGCGAAACACCACTTCCTCGGCCAGCGGCACCAGCATGCACAGCCCGATAAGGATCACCAGGAACTGCAGCGGCCCCTCGGGTTTGA encodes:
- a CDS encoding CPBP family intramembrane metalloprotease, yielding MEETTPRNTPPDVFTAVNNYFLLFFCASCVLSSMYIQQLFALLEHYRVGIGVSSLLGIIIPVYLLTRRFPAGIRGQLRIARPRWPRLLLVIAATAGVVVLVDQIYVITQHFSPVPDDYAEAIRELKPEGPLQFLVILIGLCMLVPLAEEVVFRGLIQQIFQRNLGALLAVALSGAVFGAVHLNAHLLISITVFGWYLGWVYYATGNLTYTMVSHALFNLAALAQLTWSDDAVDGGLPIYLQDTRIVVGALVIFVFLLFKMKEGGPETEPPYTQPVN